One stretch of Eupeodes corollae chromosome 2, idEupCoro1.1, whole genome shotgun sequence DNA includes these proteins:
- the LOC129945771 gene encoding antigen 5 like allergen Cul n 1-like, with translation MVKHIVLSFLLFLNVIIVFGASVDKYCNRNLCGGTNAHVACNNNQQIQPSCAANSKVLKLSPQIKQMIVDKHNAYRNQLALGKVPHFPSANRMATMKWSDELEFMAKLNVKSCTGTHDSCRNTPKFKQSGQNIGRQTIFGDKISSADLESTIKGTIDRWFAEYPLCPRNQPEVYTDGKNKCGHFTVMIADKNTHVGCAMILMKNDKTVLTCNYATTNLVNSKLFHPGKTASQCKSGKSKKYSGLCSSNEKYF, from the exons atggtgaaacatattgttttaagcTTTTTGTTATTCTTAAATGTTATAATTGTTTTTGGTGCGAGTGTTGACAAATATTGCAACAGAAATTTATGCGGAGGAACTAATGCTCATGTTGCGTGCAATAATAATCAA caaatcCAACCATCCTGTGCAGCCAACAGTAAAGTCCTTAAATTAAGCccacaaattaaacaaatgatTGTCGATAAGCACAACGCATATCGCAACCAACTTGCCCTGGGAAAAGTGCCGCACTTTCCGTCTGCCAATCGAATGGCTACCATGAAATGGAGTGATGAATTAGAATTTATGgctaaattaaatgtcaaatctTGCACCGGAACTCATGATTCTTGTCGGAATACACCTAAATTTAAACAATCTGGCCAGAATATCGGTAGACAAACCATATTCGGAGATAAAATCTCTTCAGCTGATCTCGAAAGTACAATCAAAGGTACAATTGATCGTTGGTTTGCAGAGTATCCTTTATGTCCACGAAATCAACCAGAAGTCTATActgatggaaaaaataaatgtggTCATTTTACTGTGATGATAGCTGATAAAAATACCCATGTTGGATGTGCCATGATTCTCatgaaaaatgataaaacagTTCTAACGTGTAATTATGCCACGACGAATTTGGTTAATTCAAAACTCTTCCATCCGGGAAAGACAGCTTCCCAATGTAAGTCTGGAAAGAGTAAAAAATACTCTGGATTGTGTTCAAgcaatgaaaaatacttttaa